The Amyelois transitella isolate CPQ chromosome Z, ilAmyTran1.1, whole genome shotgun sequence genome contains a region encoding:
- the LOC106141400 gene encoding palmitoyltransferase ZDHHC16, which yields MVVIKWRFHWKDIYSRIKTNIVWKYSETTLAIRSLTYNEHMSQSYAIDCLLEPIFWFVDNFAKYLGKVFVFCVTILTMAVVAIAYWVGLPYWWQRCPYTTTFLVVFGNWLLLNIVFHYYMGVVTEPGYPPHGAMISEAASICKKCISPKPARTHHCSVCDRCILAMDHHCPWLNNCVGYFNARHFYLYMAYMVAGVAFVIIAGLDIGYQVLWVNDTGGIIPNNDPDLIGHPVRVNQSGVLVPVQVIVEYDSVNFPREHDLPVPPITETQRISAHPWKRKAVAFMAVTCVSVLFALGTLSTMHGKNISRGETSVEAHINETLRKTQKSFRNPYNFGRKKNWKLFLGLTQGRTFFKHVLFPSRHRPPGNGLTWHTVHNVLEDWP from the exons ATGGTTGTCATAAAGTGGAGATTTCACTGGAAGGATATTTATAGTCGAATCAA AACAAATATTGTATGGAAGTATTCAGAAACAACACTAGCAATACGCTCATTAACCTACAATGAACACATGAGTCAAAGTTATGCCATTGATTGTTTACTGGAACCTATATTTTGGTTTGTTGACAACTTTGCCAAATACTTAGGAAAG gTATTTGTGTTCTGTGTGACCATACTGACAATGGCAGTTGTAGCAATAGCATATTGGGTGGGATTACCATACTGGTGGCAGCGATGTCCTTACACTACCACATTCTTAGTGGTGTTTGGAAACTGGCTGCTTCTCAACATAGTGTTTCATTATTACATGGGAGTTGTCACTGAACCGGGATATCCTCCACAT GGAGCCATGATATCAGAAGCTGCTAGCATATGCAAGAAGTGCATATCTCCCAAACCAGCTCGCACCCACCACTGCTCGGTATGTGACCGCTGCATCCTTGCTATGGACCACCATTGCCCGTGGCTCAACAATTGTGTTGGGTATTTCAATGCGAGGCATTTCTACCTCTACATGGCTTACATGGTGGCTGGGGTTGCCTTTGTCATTATTGCTGGACTAGATATTGGTTATCAGGTGCTCTGGGTAAATGATACAG GTGGCATCATTCCCAACAATGATCCAGATTTAATAGGTCATCCTGTACGTGTGAACCAATCAGGTGTGTTGGTGCCCGTCCAGGTGATTGTGGAGTACGATTCGGTGAACTTCCCCCGGGAGCACGACCTCCCCGTGCCCCCCATCACGGAAACCCAGCGGATATCAGCTCACCCGTGGAAAAGAAAAGCCGTCGCCTTCATGGCCGTCACTTGCGTATCCGTACTCTTCGCGTTGGGAACACTAAGTACTATGCACGGAAAGAATATAAGCAGAGGGGAAACCAGTGTGGAAGCACATATAAACGAGACACTCCGGAAGACGCAGAAGTCTTTCAGAAATCCTTACAACTTCGGCAGGAAGAAGAATTGGAAGTTGTTTCTCGGACTAACACAAGGAAggacattttttaaacatgttCTATTTCCTTCAAGACACAGGCCCCCTGGGAATGGCTTGACTTGGCATACGGTTCATAATGTGCTAGAAGATTGGCCTTGA
- the LOC106134047 gene encoding LON peptidase N-terminal domain and RING finger protein 3 isoform X2, protein MPRHYRRRRANANQPQPPNNGNNLPRRNNDNSEQPPSTSRNRPNARNPVFRVDFQRQLPLGAERRAGSPVFNAGGHQQEGNMRALANRLMFHARENMTIDERALQCLNCGLLPLTPVTGICGHTRCLECIQRHEICPCGQAHSPWQLSVNILAQGLIQKILSTESNFRHWMATSQEGRGHLPRRQDPPVPMHVAGRVLLAEMDINMVPEGGPRQDHNSASLKRDEVSSIPNEGQIPKNKDEEKQTDKASDDTDYVNNASNASAAAKSEEPVKENPVGNDDMREDGAWGPLDFSAPPSIETISPFRRIPVTPAARVQFARHLMDEGQYLEAVPHLARAATADEVAHVARRLLTQALQELSRTRNVVELEADIREEIGSQATSRWLRERDLECVYCYDTLCKPVTTPCGHTFCHACLERSLDYRLTCALCMQTLNNICFRDVQITEYVCAALMAIGAIKASLPPDPSVIPILACTVAFPGMPCPIFLFNPRYWFMIRRILESETRQFGMVAYRREGNYAEYGTILELRDCVYLPDGCTIVSTIGISRFRVIEKDVWDGWCDVVRIQPVVDIPIVNNETVADLRLLARHIAYKAAIWISGINPVLRANIHTAFGPMPYIDAHGNWWKEPDGPSWLWWLISILPLKLEIKILILATDSLVKRMRAVLRTLNTSLAQPRQCVYESALLDWWEQRQL, encoded by the exons ATGCCGCGTCATTACAGAAGAAGAAGAGCCAATGCTAACCAGCCACAACCGCCTAACAATGGCAACAATTTACCAAGACGTAACAACGATAATTCTGAGCAGCCTCCGTCTACAAGTCGAAATCGTCCCAACGCCAGGAACCCAGTGTTCAGGGTAGACTTCCAGCGCCAATTACCCCTCGGAGCTGAAAGGCGCGCTGGTTCACCAGTCTTTAATGCTGGAGGGCATCAGCAAGAAGGAAACATGCGAGCTCTTGCAAACCGCCTGATGTTCCATGCACGCGAAAATATGACCATTGACGAGCGCGCGTTGCAATGCCTTAATTGCGGATTGCTGCCACTCACACCCGTCACAGGGATTTGCGGACACACTAGATGTTTAGA GTGCATTCAACGTCACGAAATTTGTCCTTGTGGTCAGGCGCACAGCCCGTGGCAACTCAGCGTTAACATCCTCGCCCAAGGGCTTATCCAAAAAATTCTTTCAACTGAGTCGAATTTcag gCATTGGATGGCTACTTCGCAAGAAGGCCGCGGCCACCTGCCGCGGAGACAGGACCCACCTGTACCAATGCACGTCGCAG GACGTGTCTTGCTTGCTGAAATGGATATCAACATGGTGCCAGAAGGCGGACCCAGACAAGATCATAATTCTGCTTCCTTAAAGCGCGACGAAGTGTCCTCTATACCAAATGAAGGTCAGATACCAAAGAACAAAGATGAGGAAAAGCAAACTGATAAAGCATCCGACGATACTGATTATGTTAACAATGCCTCAAATGCTTCGGCAGCTGCCAAATCGGAAGAACCTGTCAAAGAGAATCCAGTTGGTAATGATGACATGAGAGAAGATGGTGCCTGGGGTCCATTGGATTTCTCTGCCCCTCCTAGTATTGAGACCATCAGTCCGTTCCGTAGGATCCCGGTCACACCTGCG GCCCGTGTGCAATTCGCAAGGCACCTGATGGATGAAGGCCAATACTTGGAGGCTGTGCCCCACCTTGCTCGCGCAGCCACCGCTGATGAAGTGGCCCATGTTGCTCGCAGGCTGCTCACCCAG GCCCTCCAAGAGTTGTCAAGAACTCGGAACGTCGTCGAGCTGGAAGCCGACATTCGCGAAGAGATTGGCTCCCAAGCCACCTCCAGGTGGCTCCGTGAGCGTGACCTGGAGTGCGTGTATTGCTACGACACGCTGTGCAAACCGGTCACCACGCCTTGCGGCCACACTTTTTGCCATGCTTGCCTGGAAAGGTCTCTGGATTACCGCCTGACGTGCGCCCTCTGCATGCAAACCCTCAACAATATATGTTTCCGAgat GTCCAAATCACGGAATATGTGTGCGCTGCGCTGATGGCTATCGGCGCGATTAAAGCCTCGCTGCCCCCGGACCCCAGCGTCATCCCGATCCTGGCCTGCACCGTTGCTTTCCCGGG aatgcCGTGTCCAATTTTCCTATTCAACCCGCGATATTGGTTCATGATCCGCCGCATCCTGGAGTCGGAAACGCGCCAGTTCGGCATGGTGGCTTATCGCAGGGAGGGAAATTACGCGGAATACGGCACG ATTCTGGAACTACGCGACTGCGTCTATCTGCCTGATGGATGCACCATCGTGTCCACCATTGGAATATCCCGCTTCAGAGTCATTGAGAAAGACGTCTGGGATGG GTGGTGCGACGTCGTCCGCATACAACCAGTGGTTGACATACCGATTGTCAACAATGAAACCGTGGCTGACCTCCGTCTGCTTGCCCGCCATATTGCTTACAAGGCGGCCATTTGGATCAGCGGCATAAACCCGGTCCTCCGTGCCAACATCCACACGGCTTTCGGACCTATGCCCTACATCGATGCCCATGGAAACTGGTGGAAGGAACCCGACGGTCCCTCCTGGCTGTGGTGGCTCATCTCTATCCTGCCGCTTAAATTGGAGATTAAG ATCCTGATCCTGGCAACCGACAGCTTGGTGAAACGCATGCGCGCCGTCCTTCGCACGCTGAACACTTCTCTTGCTCAGCCGCGTCAATGCGTATACGAATCCGCGCTCCTCGATTGGTGGGAGCAGCGGCAATTGTGA
- the LOC106134047 gene encoding LON peptidase N-terminal domain and RING finger protein 3 isoform X1 has product MSDGDSTINVADMDETRITAVDSPTNVSVEYPLCFSPIPGPVYLTRARARQARRMPRHYRRRRANANQPQPPNNGNNLPRRNNDNSEQPPSTSRNRPNARNPVFRVDFQRQLPLGAERRAGSPVFNAGGHQQEGNMRALANRLMFHARENMTIDERALQCLNCGLLPLTPVTGICGHTRCLECIQRHEICPCGQAHSPWQLSVNILAQGLIQKILSTESNFRHWMATSQEGRGHLPRRQDPPVPMHVAGRVLLAEMDINMVPEGGPRQDHNSASLKRDEVSSIPNEGQIPKNKDEEKQTDKASDDTDYVNNASNASAAAKSEEPVKENPVGNDDMREDGAWGPLDFSAPPSIETISPFRRIPVTPAARVQFARHLMDEGQYLEAVPHLARAATADEVAHVARRLLTQALQELSRTRNVVELEADIREEIGSQATSRWLRERDLECVYCYDTLCKPVTTPCGHTFCHACLERSLDYRLTCALCMQTLNNICFRDVQITEYVCAALMAIGAIKASLPPDPSVIPILACTVAFPGMPCPIFLFNPRYWFMIRRILESETRQFGMVAYRREGNYAEYGTILELRDCVYLPDGCTIVSTIGISRFRVIEKDVWDGWCDVVRIQPVVDIPIVNNETVADLRLLARHIAYKAAIWISGINPVLRANIHTAFGPMPYIDAHGNWWKEPDGPSWLWWLISILPLKLEIKILILATDSLVKRMRAVLRTLNTSLAQPRQCVYESALLDWWEQRQL; this is encoded by the exons GTGTCAGTCGAATATCCTCTCTGCTTTTCACCAATCCCTGGACCAGTATATTTGACGCGCGCTCGGGCGAGACAAGCAAGGAGGATGCCGCGTCATTACAGAAGAAGAAGAGCCAATGCTAACCAGCCACAACCGCCTAACAATGGCAACAATTTACCAAGACGTAACAACGATAATTCTGAGCAGCCTCCGTCTACAAGTCGAAATCGTCCCAACGCCAGGAACCCAGTGTTCAGGGTAGACTTCCAGCGCCAATTACCCCTCGGAGCTGAAAGGCGCGCTGGTTCACCAGTCTTTAATGCTGGAGGGCATCAGCAAGAAGGAAACATGCGAGCTCTTGCAAACCGCCTGATGTTCCATGCACGCGAAAATATGACCATTGACGAGCGCGCGTTGCAATGCCTTAATTGCGGATTGCTGCCACTCACACCCGTCACAGGGATTTGCGGACACACTAGATGTTTAGA GTGCATTCAACGTCACGAAATTTGTCCTTGTGGTCAGGCGCACAGCCCGTGGCAACTCAGCGTTAACATCCTCGCCCAAGGGCTTATCCAAAAAATTCTTTCAACTGAGTCGAATTTcag gCATTGGATGGCTACTTCGCAAGAAGGCCGCGGCCACCTGCCGCGGAGACAGGACCCACCTGTACCAATGCACGTCGCAG GACGTGTCTTGCTTGCTGAAATGGATATCAACATGGTGCCAGAAGGCGGACCCAGACAAGATCATAATTCTGCTTCCTTAAAGCGCGACGAAGTGTCCTCTATACCAAATGAAGGTCAGATACCAAAGAACAAAGATGAGGAAAAGCAAACTGATAAAGCATCCGACGATACTGATTATGTTAACAATGCCTCAAATGCTTCGGCAGCTGCCAAATCGGAAGAACCTGTCAAAGAGAATCCAGTTGGTAATGATGACATGAGAGAAGATGGTGCCTGGGGTCCATTGGATTTCTCTGCCCCTCCTAGTATTGAGACCATCAGTCCGTTCCGTAGGATCCCGGTCACACCTGCG GCCCGTGTGCAATTCGCAAGGCACCTGATGGATGAAGGCCAATACTTGGAGGCTGTGCCCCACCTTGCTCGCGCAGCCACCGCTGATGAAGTGGCCCATGTTGCTCGCAGGCTGCTCACCCAG GCCCTCCAAGAGTTGTCAAGAACTCGGAACGTCGTCGAGCTGGAAGCCGACATTCGCGAAGAGATTGGCTCCCAAGCCACCTCCAGGTGGCTCCGTGAGCGTGACCTGGAGTGCGTGTATTGCTACGACACGCTGTGCAAACCGGTCACCACGCCTTGCGGCCACACTTTTTGCCATGCTTGCCTGGAAAGGTCTCTGGATTACCGCCTGACGTGCGCCCTCTGCATGCAAACCCTCAACAATATATGTTTCCGAgat GTCCAAATCACGGAATATGTGTGCGCTGCGCTGATGGCTATCGGCGCGATTAAAGCCTCGCTGCCCCCGGACCCCAGCGTCATCCCGATCCTGGCCTGCACCGTTGCTTTCCCGGG aatgcCGTGTCCAATTTTCCTATTCAACCCGCGATATTGGTTCATGATCCGCCGCATCCTGGAGTCGGAAACGCGCCAGTTCGGCATGGTGGCTTATCGCAGGGAGGGAAATTACGCGGAATACGGCACG ATTCTGGAACTACGCGACTGCGTCTATCTGCCTGATGGATGCACCATCGTGTCCACCATTGGAATATCCCGCTTCAGAGTCATTGAGAAAGACGTCTGGGATGG GTGGTGCGACGTCGTCCGCATACAACCAGTGGTTGACATACCGATTGTCAACAATGAAACCGTGGCTGACCTCCGTCTGCTTGCCCGCCATATTGCTTACAAGGCGGCCATTTGGATCAGCGGCATAAACCCGGTCCTCCGTGCCAACATCCACACGGCTTTCGGACCTATGCCCTACATCGATGCCCATGGAAACTGGTGGAAGGAACCCGACGGTCCCTCCTGGCTGTGGTGGCTCATCTCTATCCTGCCGCTTAAATTGGAGATTAAG ATCCTGATCCTGGCAACCGACAGCTTGGTGAAACGCATGCGCGCCGTCCTTCGCACGCTGAACACTTCTCTTGCTCAGCCGCGTCAATGCGTATACGAATCCGCGCTCCTCGATTGGTGGGAGCAGCGGCAATTGTGA